One genomic window of Quercus robur chromosome 6, dhQueRobu3.1, whole genome shotgun sequence includes the following:
- the LOC126689682 gene encoding uncharacterized protein LOC126689682, translating to MYGYDGFMQNRMTVPDGSTRQRKNHQVDGYMTGTNLLKTFVRAKPSTLSEKSVEDEYLLITPTVTYPLLSSVDGAHKSALRSLVSLKRFAGKLRRRKGLGLSW from the exons ATGTATGGCTATGACGGATTCATGCAGAATAGGATGACGGTCCCAGATGGATCAACTCGTCAAAGGAAGAATCATCAAGTTGACGGTTACATGACGGGTACAAATCTGTTG aaaacatttgtcagagcgaagccgtcaaccttgtcagagaAATCCGTCGAGGACGAATATTTGctgattacaccaaccgtcacctaTCCTCTGCTAAGTTCG gtagacggcgcccacaagtcagccttgaggagtttagtttccttgaaaagatttgcaggaaaactgcgccggaggaaaggacttgggctaagttggtga
- the LOC126690010 gene encoding uncharacterized protein LOC126690010, producing the protein MAEGVKTVTPAKKGTGKGLMTAPEGKQERPPSLLRDDSKYALEKLSSIITAEDYEDLGNHSTEAMGETGLFSVAQSLVMMKGLLDRCLNRESTLDRVRAKAQQTEEELGQLQRWRSKMEKKLELSEQARKELEEKTATSLTVIENKEAEIKQLKEDLRQAKVAAVEEYRCSESCLSELSDSFLQGFDDSLRQVRPLS; encoded by the exons ATGGCAGAGGGTGtcaagaccgtcaccccagctaAGAAGGGGACGGGTAAAGGACTGATGACGGCCCCAGAGGGTAAGCAAGAaagacctccttcccttctccgtgatgactccaagtatgcattggagaagctgtcgtccatcatcacggcagaagactatgaagacctgggaaaccattcgacggaggccatgggggagacgggcctcttctccgtcgctcag tccttggtcatgatgaagggactacttgaccggtgtctcaaccgtgagagtaccttggaccgggtgcgcgcgaaggcgcagcagacggaggaagagctcggacaactTCAGAGATGGAggtccaagatggagaagaagctggagctttctgagcaggcgaggaaggagctggaggagaagacggccACTTCGCTGACGGTCATAGAGAATAAAGAGGCTGAGATCAAACAACTCAAAGAAGATCTCCGTCAGGCTAAAGTGGCAGCCGTCGAGGAATACCGATGCTCGGAGTCCTGTTTGAGCGAGCTGTCGGACTCCTTCCTCCAAGGATTCGATGATTCcctccgtcaa GTCCGTCCTCTTTCCTGA